One region of Clavibacter michiganensis subsp. tessellarius genomic DNA includes:
- the recN gene encoding DNA repair protein RecN, whose protein sequence is MIEEITIRDLGVIGQATLPLGPGFTAVTGETGAGKTMVVTALGLLLGARADSGAVRQGSERAVVEGRWIIAADGPVPERVRDAGGDVDPFGDGTRGELIVTRQLSSEGRSRASVGGRGAPAALLTEIGEQLVVVHGQSDQMRLRSSTAQRQALDRFAGSALAPVLAEYQEVFRRWQAARAELDRLVTEQDARTREAEDLRAAIDAIEAVAPQPGEDEELRERIDRLTNLEDLRAAASAAHELMSSEDAAGETADAASVLDTAHRRLDRVAAHDPGLAEVIESLDSARILVSEIAVQLSGYLAGLDADGARELESLQDRRAELAALTRVHGPTVEDALAFLDTGSARLLELDGDTDRIDLLRVEVERDEQLVGELGARVTAVREEAGARLADAVTAELGALAMADASLDVRVSPREEPALSGADRVEILLRPHAGAEARPLGRGASGGELSRVMLAIEVVVAGDDPVPTFVFDEVDAGVGGAAAIEIGRRLARLAERAQVIVVTHLAQVAAFSTNHLRVVKGGDGQVTASSVTQLEGDARIQEMARLLSGLPDSESGLAHARELVETAASLR, encoded by the coding sequence GTGATTGAGGAGATCACCATCCGCGACCTCGGGGTGATCGGCCAGGCCACGCTGCCGCTCGGGCCGGGCTTCACGGCCGTCACGGGCGAGACCGGCGCGGGCAAGACCATGGTCGTCACCGCCCTCGGGCTGCTGCTCGGCGCGCGCGCCGACTCGGGCGCCGTGCGGCAGGGGAGCGAGCGCGCGGTCGTCGAAGGCCGCTGGATCATCGCGGCCGACGGGCCCGTGCCCGAACGCGTGCGCGACGCCGGGGGAGACGTCGACCCCTTCGGCGACGGCACGCGCGGCGAGCTCATCGTCACGCGGCAGCTGTCGTCCGAGGGGCGCAGCCGGGCCTCGGTCGGCGGCCGGGGCGCCCCCGCGGCGCTGCTCACGGAGATCGGCGAGCAGCTCGTCGTGGTGCACGGCCAGTCCGACCAGATGCGGCTGCGGTCGTCCACGGCGCAGCGGCAGGCCCTCGACCGCTTCGCCGGATCCGCGCTCGCGCCCGTGCTCGCCGAGTACCAGGAGGTCTTCCGGCGCTGGCAGGCCGCCCGCGCGGAGCTCGACCGGCTCGTCACGGAGCAGGACGCCCGCACGCGCGAGGCCGAGGACCTCCGTGCGGCCATCGACGCGATCGAGGCGGTCGCGCCCCAGCCCGGCGAGGACGAGGAGCTGCGCGAGCGCATCGACCGCCTCACGAACCTCGAGGACCTGCGGGCGGCGGCGTCCGCCGCGCACGAGCTCATGTCGTCGGAGGACGCGGCGGGGGAGACGGCCGACGCCGCCTCGGTGCTCGACACCGCGCACCGGCGCCTCGACCGCGTCGCCGCGCACGACCCCGGGCTCGCCGAGGTCATCGAGTCGCTCGACAGCGCGCGCATCCTCGTCTCCGAGATCGCCGTGCAGCTCTCGGGCTACCTCGCGGGGCTCGACGCCGACGGCGCCCGCGAGCTCGAGTCGCTGCAGGACCGCCGGGCCGAGCTCGCGGCCCTCACCCGCGTGCACGGGCCCACCGTGGAGGACGCGCTCGCCTTCCTCGACACGGGCAGCGCGCGCCTCCTCGAGCTCGACGGCGACACCGACCGGATCGACCTGCTGCGCGTCGAGGTGGAGCGCGACGAGCAACTCGTCGGCGAGCTGGGCGCCCGCGTCACGGCCGTCCGGGAGGAGGCCGGCGCGCGTCTCGCGGACGCCGTCACCGCGGAGCTCGGCGCGCTCGCGATGGCCGACGCGTCGCTCGACGTGCGCGTGAGCCCGCGGGAGGAGCCCGCGCTGTCGGGCGCCGACCGCGTCGAGATCCTGCTGCGGCCGCACGCGGGCGCCGAGGCGCGGCCGCTCGGCCGCGGGGCGTCCGGTGGCGAGCTGTCGCGCGTGATGCTCGCCATCGAGGTCGTGGTGGCGGGCGACGACCCCGTGCCCACCTTCGTGTTCGACGAGGTCGACGCGGGCGTCGGCGGCGCGGCCGCCATCGAGATCGGCCGGCGGCTCGCGCGGCTGGCCGAGCGCGCGCAGGTCATCGTGGTCACCCACCTCGCGCAGGTCGCGGCGTTCTCCACGAACCACCTGCGCGTCGTCAAGGGCGGCGACGGGCAGGTCACGGCCTCCAGCGTCACGCAGCTCGAGGGCGACGCGCGGATCCAGGAGATGGCGCGCCTGCTCTCGGGCCTGCCGGACAGCGAGAGCGGCCTGGCGCACGCGCGCGAGCTCGTGGAGACGGCGGCGTCGCTGCGCTGA
- a CDS encoding NAD kinase — protein sequence MAGPARHILVVSHTGRRDSIDAALSVCAQLAEADVRIVLTAEEKADILPFAPEMAGVAVLGEDVQTADLEIVIVLGGDGTILRSAELVRGTSVPLLGVNLGHVGFLAESEREDLTATVRRVLDRDYTVEERMTLDVTLKVGADIVYRTWALNEATVEKASRERMLEVVVEIDGRPLASYGCDGMVVSTPTGSTAYAFSAGGPIVWPSLEAMLVVPLSPHTLFARSLVVGPESTVAVEVLSRTSGSGVLWCDGRRTRDMPPGARVEARRSTIPVRLARLKQSPFTDRLVNKFELPVTGWRGPVDRD from the coding sequence GTGGCTGGACCCGCGAGGCACATCCTGGTCGTGTCCCACACGGGACGGCGCGACTCCATCGACGCGGCGCTCAGCGTGTGCGCGCAGCTGGCCGAGGCCGACGTGCGCATCGTGCTCACCGCCGAGGAGAAGGCCGACATCCTGCCGTTCGCGCCCGAGATGGCCGGGGTGGCGGTGCTCGGCGAGGACGTGCAGACGGCCGACCTCGAGATCGTCATCGTGCTCGGCGGCGACGGCACCATCCTCCGTTCGGCCGAGCTCGTGCGCGGCACGTCGGTGCCGCTGCTCGGCGTCAACCTCGGGCACGTCGGCTTCCTGGCCGAGAGCGAGCGGGAGGACCTCACGGCCACCGTGCGTCGCGTGCTCGACCGGGACTACACGGTCGAGGAGCGCATGACGCTCGACGTCACCCTCAAGGTCGGCGCCGACATCGTCTACCGCACCTGGGCGCTCAACGAGGCGACCGTCGAGAAGGCCAGCCGCGAGCGGATGCTCGAGGTGGTGGTCGAGATCGACGGGCGGCCGCTCGCGTCCTACGGCTGCGACGGCATGGTCGTGTCGACGCCCACCGGATCCACGGCGTACGCGTTCTCGGCCGGTGGCCCCATCGTGTGGCCGAGCCTCGAGGCCATGCTCGTGGTGCCGCTCAGCCCGCACACGCTCTTCGCGCGGTCGCTCGTCGTGGGGCCGGAGTCCACGGTCGCCGTCGAGGTGCTCAGCCGCACCTCCGGCTCCGGCGTGCTGTGGTGCGACGGCCGGCGCACGCGGGACATGCCGCCCGGGGCGCGCGTCGAGGCGCGGCGGTCCACCATCCCCGTGCGCCTCGCGCGCCTCAAGCAGTCGCCGTTCACCGACCGCCTCGTGAACAAGTTCGAGCTGCCGGTCACCGGCTGGAGGGGGCCCGTCGACCGTGATTGA
- a CDS encoding TlyA family RNA methyltransferase, protein MRLDAALPALGLARSRTHAARLIADGLVTVDGRVVVKPSFRVLPGSAVAVAGTDAYVSRGAHKLIGALDAFPGVRVAGRRALDVGASTGGFTQVLLERGARRVVALDVGHGQLDPLIRGDARVDVVEGFNVRDLTPETLAGALGGEAEAPDLVVGDLSFISLGLVLPALARTASPDADLVLLVKPQFEVGRTGIREGIVHDPGLRDDAVMRVLWAAWDLGLGTAGLVPSPIVGGAGNHEYLAWFSGRAGSNPTQWRSTSNEITGA, encoded by the coding sequence ATGAGGCTCGACGCCGCCCTGCCCGCCCTCGGCCTCGCCCGATCGCGGACGCACGCCGCCCGGCTCATCGCCGACGGCCTCGTCACGGTCGACGGGCGCGTCGTGGTGAAGCCGTCCTTCCGGGTGCTCCCGGGATCCGCGGTCGCCGTCGCGGGCACCGACGCGTACGTCAGCCGCGGCGCCCACAAGCTCATCGGCGCGCTCGACGCCTTCCCGGGCGTGCGGGTCGCGGGGCGGCGGGCGCTCGACGTCGGCGCGTCCACGGGCGGGTTCACGCAGGTGCTGCTGGAGCGCGGGGCCCGGCGGGTCGTCGCGCTCGACGTGGGCCACGGTCAGCTGGATCCGCTCATCCGCGGGGACGCGCGCGTCGACGTCGTGGAGGGCTTCAACGTGCGGGACCTCACGCCCGAGACGCTCGCGGGCGCGCTCGGCGGCGAGGCGGAGGCGCCCGACCTGGTGGTGGGGGACCTGTCCTTCATCTCGCTCGGGCTCGTGCTGCCGGCTCTCGCCCGCACGGCGTCGCCCGACGCCGACCTCGTGCTGCTCGTCAAGCCGCAGTTCGAGGTGGGGCGCACCGGGATCCGCGAGGGCATCGTGCACGACCCGGGGCTCCGCGACGACGCCGTGATGCGCGTGCTCTGGGCCGCATGGGACCTGGGCCTCGGGACCGCCGGCCTCGTCCCCTCCCCCATCGTGGGAGGGGCCGGGAACCACGAGTACCTCGCCTGGTTCAGCGGTCGCGCGGGGAGCAATCCGACACAATGGAGATCGACGTCGAACGAGATCACAGGAGCGTGA
- a CDS encoding HAD-IIA family hydrolase has product MFARAAKGSTPLDGVDVILADLDGVVYAGPDSIPHAVDALNAAAAAGLRLGYITNNASRTDASVAEHLSSLGLTVAPEDVVTSPQAALRLLADRVPAGSTVLVVGGEGLVHELEKAGYVVTRSVEDRPIAVVQGFAPEVGWAQLAEASFALADPDVVWVATNTDWTIPVARGIAPGNGTLVSAVHTAVGRLPVVAGKPETPIFDVARERFGAERPVFLGDRLDTDILGATRAGMASVHVLTGIDRAKQLLAAEEDQRPTFILEHLGQLHEPYPETRFSGQGSVATVGKASVRIVGDRVEVVKDGGSTIDTLRAACAVIWNSGRPIYGLDVPESLYVAAGATGAGRA; this is encoded by the coding sequence ATGTTCGCTAGGGCGGCCAAGGGCAGCACGCCGCTGGACGGGGTCGACGTGATCCTCGCCGACCTCGACGGGGTCGTGTACGCGGGTCCCGACAGCATCCCGCACGCGGTCGACGCGCTGAACGCCGCGGCCGCCGCGGGGCTGCGGCTCGGCTACATCACGAACAACGCATCGCGCACGGACGCCTCCGTCGCGGAGCACCTGAGCTCGCTCGGGCTGACCGTGGCGCCCGAGGACGTCGTCACGTCGCCGCAGGCCGCCCTCCGGCTGCTCGCGGATCGCGTACCGGCCGGATCCACCGTGCTCGTCGTCGGCGGCGAGGGCCTCGTGCACGAGCTCGAGAAGGCCGGGTACGTCGTGACCCGCTCGGTCGAGGATCGCCCGATCGCCGTCGTCCAGGGCTTCGCGCCCGAGGTCGGCTGGGCCCAGCTCGCCGAGGCGTCCTTCGCGCTGGCGGACCCGGACGTCGTCTGGGTCGCGACCAACACCGACTGGACGATCCCCGTCGCGCGCGGCATCGCGCCCGGCAACGGGACCCTCGTCTCCGCCGTCCACACGGCCGTCGGGCGCCTGCCGGTGGTCGCCGGCAAGCCCGAGACGCCGATCTTCGACGTCGCTCGCGAGCGGTTCGGCGCCGAGCGGCCGGTGTTCCTCGGCGACCGGCTCGACACGGACATCCTGGGCGCCACGCGCGCGGGCATGGCGTCCGTGCACGTGCTCACGGGGATCGACCGGGCCAAGCAGCTGCTCGCGGCGGAGGAGGACCAGCGGCCCACCTTCATCCTCGAGCACCTCGGTCAGCTGCACGAGCCCTACCCGGAGACGCGGTTCTCGGGGCAGGGGAGCGTGGCGACCGTCGGGAAGGCGTCCGTCCGCATCGTCGGCGACCGGGTCGAGGTCGTGAAGGACGGCGGCTCCACGATCGACACGCTGCGTGCGGCGTGCGCGGTCATCTGGAACTCCGGACGGCCCATCTACGGGCTCGACGTGCCCGAGTCCCTCTACGTCGCGGCGGGCGCCACCGGCGCCGGCCGGGCGTAG